Below is a genomic region from Methylobacterium sp. FF17.
GATTATGAGGATGCCGGCACATACTCCCCGTGAGTACCCAGCGAGCCTTCGTGCCGCTGTGCCCGCTTCGCCGGCAGGAGAATCCACATGCTGTACCTCGACAAGCGCCTGCAATACCCCGTGAAGGTCGACAGCCCCGATCCGGTCTATGCGCGCATGCTGCAGCAGGCCATCGGCGGCATCGAGGGCGAGATCCGCGTCTGCATGCAGTACTTCTTCCAGGGCTGGGGTGCCCGTGGGCCGACGACGAAGTACCGCGACATGCTCCTCAACACCGCCACCGAGGAGATGGGCCACATCGAGATGCTGGCCACGGCGGTGGCGATGAACCTGGAGACCGCGCCGACGAAGGTCCAGGAAGCCGGCGTCGCCGACGCGGTGGTGGGAGCCGTGATGGGCGGCGAGAACCCGCGCCACGTCATCGAGGGCATGCTGCACCGGCACGTGCTCTCCACCGGCATGGCCGCCTTGCCGGTCAACTGCGACGGCGCGCCCTTCGACATGAGCCACGTCTACGCCAGCGGGAACCTCGCGGCGGACATGTACTGCAACGTCGCCGCCGAGACGACGGGCCGGGTCCTGGCCGTGCGCCTGTTCAACGCCACGAACGATGCCGGCATGCGAGACATGTGGAGCTTCCTTATCGCCCGGGACACCATGCACCAGCAGCAATGGCTCGCCGTGGTGGAGGAGCTTGGGGGCAACGAGGGCAACCTGCCGATCCCGAACAGCTTCCCGCAGAGCAAGGAGCACGAGAAGTTCAACTACAGCTTCTTCGTCTCGACGCAGGATGGCTCGGCTCCGCCGGAAGGTCGCTGGACCAGCGGTCCCTCGCTCGATGGCAAGGGCACGTTCAACGTCGTGCAAAACGCCCCCATGGGCGAGGAGCCCGTGCTCGGCCCGGCACGGCCCGACAGCGGTGCCCAGTCCCAGCAGATCGCTTGATCAAGACGGGGGCCTCGGGCGCGTCCTGAGGCCCCATCTTAGCCGCCAGCGCCCTCATGGTAGGTGTCTGAACCAGGGCCAGTGTCGGTTGGCCTGAGTGAGGATGCGTGCCGTGACCGAGAGCAAGCTCATCGACGGGCGACTGGAGTTGCGGCGCAGCGAGGACGACAAGAAGCCGCTACTGCAGCGCCTCAACAAGATCGAGGGTCAGGTGCGGGGCTTACGCACCATGATCGAGGAAGACCGCTACTGCCTGGATGAGGTCCAGCAGATCAACGCGGTCTCCGCAGCGCTTCGTGAGGTCGCGTTGCTGATCATCAGCCAGCACGTGGCGCAAGGCGTCCAGCTCGCGGTTCGCGAACAGGAAAGCGATGGAGCGGTCGAGGATGTCATGCGCGTCCTGAAAGCCGCAATGCGCATGCGCGAGTGAAGGGCTCGCCGACCTGCGGGTTCGGGCAGCTCGGCCTAGCGGCATCGATTCAGCCGGTACGAGATCGAGGCCGACGGTCTCGGATCCTCGCTCGTCGACTGCGGGTCCGGCAACGCCGGTGGCCGCAAGGGGTCGCCGCTTGCCACCAGCTCCCGTTCGAGCCTCCTGAGCGACAGAGCCCTAAGGGCATTTCGTGCCGTCAACACCGACCATGCCCAGAGGACAGCCAGGACCGAGAGGTCCTCTCGGCTTCGGAACGCGCGCCGTTCGCTGCGGCCATCGTTCTCCAATCGGATCATCTGCAGGCGCAGGAGCGCGATCTTCTCCGGAGGCGACGAGCTTCGACGGTGCGGCATGGCCCCTACCTCCTTCCATTCCCTCTGCGGCGTTGCGGGGCGATGTGCGCTGCAAGATTCCTTCTGTCGGGCGTTCCTTGCTTTCCCATCGCATGGGACGGCGGGTCCGCTCGTTGGAGCGAAGGCTCTCCCGGAGTTGACGATGGGTACGCCCGCCGACCGGTATCGGACGTCCCTTCCCGCGAAGAGGGACCGGTCGTGGCCCAGGGGGCCTGCCTATGCCCCATCGTTCGATGCCGCGTTGCGGTACGGCGCATGGTAACCTTCCCCGCTACCGGGACGCCCCTGCATAAATGTAAGCGAGTATCCGAAGTTCGGCGACAGCAAACCAGGGGACGCCAGGTACATCGGACTCGTCCCCTGGCGAGACCGGCGACACCGCCCGACCCACTCTGTTCGTTCCGGCACCGTCCCCGAACCAGCATCGGAGCTGTAGCCGGGCGGACCCATCGAACGGGTAGCGGCTTGCTTGCGGCCCCCGGTCACCCGCCCGTGGCACCCGTCGACGTTCCTCCGACTTGCGGGACCTGCCGGCGCACCTGGCAAGCGGCTCACCATCGTGCCGAAGGTCATTCGCCCGGACGCGTTGTGCATGCCAAGCGGAAGACCTCGGCCCCGATGCCGTCGGAGGGGCACCAGACCCGCTCGACGGAACGGTCCGTCCCACGCGCGATCATCCTGACTGGCTCGGCACAGAATGGCCCTGGCGGATTTCGGCGCTCCGCCGTATACGCGTCGCCCCCTACCCTCCTTGGCTTCCCATGACACCCGCTGACTGGATCGAGAGCGCCTCGGCGCTCGCGGCGCGACACCGTGACCTTACGGACCTTTCGGCCGCGACCTGTCGCAAGGCTCTGCTCGACGTCGACCGGCTCTTCAGGCAGGCACCGACGCCCATGCGCGAGGCGTACTCGCAGGTGCCTGAGCGGGCGCTCGTCGCTGCAGGCCGGCTCCGGGCGGATGCGGTGACGTCGGGCGACTACGCCTGGACGTTGCCCGTCGACGCGGACCTGCGTTCCTGGGCGCTGGCGGCGGGCGCTCAGGCGCGGGCCCTCGACGAGGTCCTCTTCCGCACGGCTCCGAGCCATTTCGGACCCGTCGATCCGGAGGAATGGCTCTGCGCCGCGAGCGGCGCCTACGCCATCCCCCGCTCACGGGTGCGGGAATCCGAACGCCGCCGCGAGGGTCATCGCTTCACCCGACGCGGCATCCTGCATCACCGCGTCCTGCCGGAGATCCTGGAGGCGGGCTACCGCGTCAAGCTCGTCCGGCACGACACCACGGCTTCGCCCGCCGGCGAACAGGTGACGATGGGGGCGGCGCTCTTCCCCGGCCTGAAGCTGGCAATCCGTTCGGCCGATGGAGGCTTCGTGGTCACCGACGCCATCTGCGACGGCGCGGCGGACACGGTAGCCAGGCAAATCGAGGCAGCCTACGCCGGGGGCTGCTTCGCGGCGATGTGGCCCGAGCTCACCGTCACGCCGGCGCTGCTCGCCCTAATCCGCGACACCCTCGGGCTGCGCATCCTCACGGCCGACCCGCGCAGCGCGCTGCAGATGGTCGTCGCCGGCTCCTGGCACACCGAGGAGGATGGTAAGGTCTGGAACGTCGCCACCGTCCTCGACGGCTACGGAGCGGAAGCGCTCACCTATCGGAAGGTGCTGCCCTACCGCGATGGGAAGATCGGCACCGAGGCCATCGGGATGCCGGCGGAGGTGCCGGTGCTCGTCACCGACGACCACCTGTTCGGCTTCGGCATCTGCAAGGACTTCTGCGATCTCGGCGTTACGCTCGCCTACAAGGACCTCGACGTCGACCTCGTGCTCGTGCCCTCGATGGGCAACCCCGCGACCATGGAGGGGCATCGCAGTACGGCCAAGGGAATGCGCGTCACCTTCGGGACCCGGGCCTTCGTGGTCCAGCAGGCCGATCCGGACGGACCGACGGCCGAGCAGCCCGGCTGGGTGCTGCCCTTCCCGGAGGATCCGACCGGAAAACCGGTCGCCGAGCTGCGCCAGGGTGGGGATTGGCAGGTCTATACGGGAACCATACCGCGCGGCGGCGACTAGACGAAAATGTGAAACGTCCTAGAATGAGGGCGAGCGAAGCTGAAAGGTTATGAAGGATGGCGACTGACGCGACGCTGGACGACATCGCGCTGGGCGACGTCGGTCCGGCACAGGCGCGGGCGGCCCTCTCCAAGGCGTTCGGCGGCGAGGATCCCAAGGCGGTGGGACGGGCCTATACCGTGTTGAGGGCCTGGGTCTGGAAGGCGCTGGACGGCCGGCGGCGCGATGCGGAACTGCGCGAGTGGTTCGACGTCCTGAAGCGCGCCGCGGCCTTCCTGAGGACGCGGGACGTCGCCCTTGCGGAGCGCGTGGCCGCGCTGCACGAGCTCATCCACGAGTCCATCGTCGTGTCCGAACGGCTGCCCATGAGGGCCGTCCTGCAGCGTCGCCATGTGCGCGACGTGCTTGCCATGCTGGTCGTCGCCCCGGGCGGGCGCCTCGACCGCGCCGAGGTCGGTCGCCGGCTCGGCCTCAAGCAGGGCAACCTGACGCGCGTCCTGAACATGGTGACGGAAGCCGGACTGGCGGAGCGCACCGTGCACGGCAAGCAGGCCGAGTTCCAATTGACCCGCGCGGGCTTGGACGCAGCGGCCGAGCTCGGCTTTCGCAAGCCCACCCCCAAGCCAGTGGCCAGGACCCGGGTCCGAACGGATCGTCGCACCGAAAGCGCCCCCCTGCCTGGCTTTTCGGACGCGGCGGCAGGTGCAGCCATCTACGACTCGTTGGAGCGGGATGGTTTCACGCTGCTCGGCTTTGCGAGTGACCCCGGGGGAGCGCTCATCGACCAGGGCCTTTCCCGCGGGAGGTTGTATGGCAAGGCGCAGCTGATGGAGCATGCATCGGCCCTGACCTTTCTGGAGAAGCCGTCGGCGGAAGCCATGCCCCAGGGATCCCCTGCCCGACCGCCCTTGGCGCCTTCCCCGGCCCGAAGGTCGAGGAAGGCGCGTGCGGAAGCTGCCCACGATTGAGGTTGCGGGACCGGGCGAAGGCTGTCTGCTTCGACGGCAGCCTTCAGCTGGTCGTGACTTCACCATACTCCAGCTCTGATATCATCGACCGCACCGTTCGCGCAGATGTCGATTCTGCTCCGGTCGAGCCGCCGGCCGGCGATCAGGGGCGGCCACGCCCTTGTCCCTTCGCATCGCCTGCTCGAAGCTTGCCCGAGCCGCTGAGAAGGGCGGGCCAGCACGAGGACCTTTTCTCCCGATGGTGGATGCCGGGGAGCGAGGCCTTCCTGATGTTCCCCGATGTCCGCGGTTTCCGGCTCGCCCGAAGGCATCTCGGAACGATGCCCGGGGATCGTCGGCCTGGCAGCCCGCGGGGCTACCCTTTTCGCGAGTTACGAGCTCGTTGCGCTTGCCCGGATTCTCGACGTTCGCGGTGGCGAACTTGCCCCGGCCCGTGTCGCGTAGCCGCTTCCCGATTGGGCGGGCGACACCTCCTTCAGACCGCTTGCTCTTCTCACCGAGGACACTGATGGCAGCGCCTTCGTCCTGGCACCTCTACGCTCGCCGTGACGGCTATCGAGCCGACTTCTTGGACCACTTTCCAGGCCCTCACCGTCGGCCGAGGAGGTAACGATCCTGGATGGTCTGGACGCGTATGCCCATTTGTTACCGCGCGCTTGGCTCGTAGCGTCCGACGCTCCGCGACAAGGTCGCCGGTCTCTCGGACAAGGCCTTCCTAGGCGCCTCCGTTTGGGTGGCGATGATACTTCGAACCCAATGCCGCGGCCCGTGCCCGCGCCTCCAGCGCCTTGACGCGATGATGCCTTGCAAGGCTGAGGAAGCCGTCGGCGGTCTGGCGGCCGCCGGCCTGACGGCAGGCGTGGGCGATCTCCGCAAACTCTCGCGCGATGCCCTCGTCCGCAACGATGGCGCGGAGCAGTTCATCCATGAGACCGTCGGCGGCGTCACGCATCCGTGCCCTCCCCGGCACGTGTCTCTCCCCGAAACGGGTCGTCGCGACCAATCTGTGGTAAGGCCGTAAAAAACTCAATCAGGGGGATGGATTTGACGGACAAGGCCGCGCCGGCCGTTGCGCCCGAGCAGGGCGGCAGCGTGGCCGAGGAACTTGCCTACCGCCTGCGCCAGCAGCAGCTCGCCGCCGAATACGGGCTTTTCGCCCTGAGAACCCACGATACCGCCGCCTTGCTGCAGGAGGCGACGCGGGTCTGCGCGCTCGGCCTCCACAGCGAGCTCTGCAAGGTCATGGAGTACCTACCCGACGAGCGGCAGTTCGTCGTCCGTGCAGGCGTCGGTTGGAAGCCGGGCGTGGTCGGCCATGTCCGCACGGGAGCCGACCTTGAGAGCCCTGCGGGGTACGCCTTCAGGACCGGCGAGCCGGTCATCTCCAACCACCTGCAGGCCGAGACGCGGTTCCGCACGCCCTCCATCCTGGTCGAGCACGGCGTGAGGCGGGCCGTCAACGTGCTGATCCAGGGCGAGTCCAAACGTTTCGGGGTCCTGGAGGTGGACAGCCCGACCGAGGGCCGGTTCACGCACGCCGACCTCGCCTTCTTGCAGGGCTTCGCCAACCTGCTCGGCGTCGCCATCGAACGGCAAGAGGCCGAGGAGGCGCTACGGGCCAGCGAGAACCGGACCCAGGCCAACGAGACCCTGCTGCAGGGCGCGCTGGCGCATCAGGAGGTGCTGATGCGCGAGATCAGCCACCGCGTCAAGAACAGCCTCTCCATCGTCGCCGGCCTGCTCAGCATGCAAGGCCGCACCGCGACCGATCCGGCCCTGCGGCAGGCGCTTGAGGATGCCCGTTCCCGGGTCCAGACCATCGCCGGCGTCCATGACCGGCTCTGGCGCTCCGACGAGATCCACAGCGTCAACCTCGCCGAGTTCATGGGCGAGCTGTGCGAGGAGCTTCGCTCGTCCGCCCGGCCTGGGCAGACCCTGGTCTGCGACTTCGCGTCGGTCTCGGTCGCGACGGACCAAGCCGTGCCCCTGGGCCTGCTTGCCAACGAGCTCGTCACCAATGCCTTCAAGTACGCCTACCCGGACGGTGGGGGTGAGGTACGGCTCTCGATCCACCCTGGGGAAGCAGGATGCCTGCGCATCACGGCCTGCGACCGGGGCGCCGGATTGCCGCCGGGCTTCGACGCGGGCCGGTCGAGGAGCCTCGGCATGAAGCTCATCGCGACGCTTGGGCGGCAGCTTGGCGGCGAGCCGACGTGGGAGTGCGCCGAGCCGGGAACCCGGTTCTTGCTCGACTTCCTCCCGCGACCGGGCTCGCGGGACAAGGCATAGGGGCAGGCCCCTTCCGGCAAGAGTATAGGATCACGCGGCGTGGATTGCGGGTGCCTTCGAAGTTGCGGTTTCGTGGCCCTCGCCAAGCTTGGCGGTGTCGGGCATATCCTTCATGGGGCACGTAACGAACTTCGGTCCAGCAGCGCCCACGATGCTTTGGGCATGGCAGCGCGGTGGGCGGGTCACCCCCGGACCGCCATCGTCGCGCCTACCGTTGGGAGGGCGGGGTCCTGCAGGACCAACGTCTTCCAACCGTGCGTGGCCGTAGGAAATCACCAGGGTCTCGGCATTTTCCGGGAGCCACGTGTGTCGGCTGTCTTACTGGATCGAATCTGATGCCTGGTGCGCACCGTGGGTGTCTATCACCGGTGGCAATCGCAACCTGGCTCCTCGTCCGGAAGCGGACGTTCCGAATTCGACCCAGCCCCATCGTACGAGCTGCTGCGGGGACTGCCCGAAAGCGGACATACGCCTGGGTTCAATTCGACGGCGAAAAATGAACCTTCGCGGAAGCTGGCCACATCTGCTTCCGTGCTGTCCGATTTGCTAAGTCCGAATGATTGCGATGGGTGGCTTTCTGCTCATCTGGGCGAATGAGGCAATCCTTACCTCAGCATGTGCTCCGCAGCTGGACTGAAGATGTCGATGGATCCCTCGCTTCCGACAGAACGGATGCAGCATGCGAGATGGTTCGCGCGCGCGAAAGCCGACCCACGCTCCGAGCCGAGGACCATCAAGGCTGTAGCCAGCGCATCGGCGACCATGCAGGAGGCATGGATCACCGTGACCCCGAGCAGCCTCGTCTCAACTGGGTGGCCCTGGCGCGGGTCGAAGGTATGGCCGACAAGACGTCCCCCAAGATTGAGGGCGCGCCGGTAGTCGCCTGAAGTGGCGACGGACAGGTCGTGCAGGGCGACAACGATTTCGTCCGCCTCCAACCCGAGAGGTTCCAGGGCGACCCACCAGGGATTCCGGTTTGGCTTAAGGCCCCGCCCGCGTAGCTCGCCGCCAATCTCGACGAGGTGGTTTCTCGCACCCTGTGCCGTGAGCAGCTCCGACAGAACATCGACCGCATAGCCCTTAGCAATGCCGGACAGGTCGAGTTGCAGCCCACCGGGCTGAACTGCGCTCCGCGTCGCCGAGTCGAGGGCGAGCTCGCTCCAGCCAGTCCGGGCGAGTGCCGACGCGATGGCCTCTGCCGCGGGAGGTTTTTCGACGGGACCCGGTGGCCCAAACCCCCAGAGATCCACGAGGGCGCCGAGAGTGGGATCGTAGGCGCCGCCACTGGCTTCGGCGATTAAGCAGGCTGTGGCCAGGACGGTGAACAGCGCATCGGGCAGAGGCTGACGGCTGCCTGCCGGAGCACGGTTGAACCGGCACAATGCGGAATCCGGCTCCCAGTGACTGAGCTGCGCGTTCAAGCGTCCGAGTTCGACCTGGATCAGATCTCGGAGATGGGCAACGTCGCGATCCGGTGGCGGCACGAAGCTGACCGACCAAGTGGTGCCCATGGTCCTCCCGCCAATAACCTCGACTGTGCCGCCAAGCACGGCATCAGGCCCGATCGGTGCCAGCGTCAGCGGAATTAGGAGGCGGCGCACCAGCCGTGCTCTTCGCGTGAGGGCTCGGTGGCGGGTCGACGGGGACTGCGCGCGCTCATCACTGAGGCAGAACCTCGAAGGTCGCGTTGTAGACCGCGCGGCGGCGAGCTCCCGGAATGCTCGACTTATCGTCCTGCGTTTCGGCACCGAACCAGTACAGACCCGCCTGCGAGAACGGCACGGTGACACTGCCATCGGTGGCGGTGGTGAGCTTCGTCTCCTCCGACTTGTCGCGGTAGCGGCTTCCGCCGCGCACCACCTCGATGGCGACGTTGGCGGCCGGCACCCCGTCCAAGAGAAGGGTAAACCTAGCAGCTTCGCCCGCCGCGAGGTTATTGGGATGCGTGTCGAAGCGAAGTTCCAGGCCCTTGCCGCTGGGGGCGAAGGCGCCGCTGTCGGGCTTGCCGAGCGTGACGAACGTTTCCGTGCGCTGCGCGATCTCGGTGACCTTTACCTCCTGGGCATCGGCGGGAATCTCGCGGGCCATCGCCTCGGCGCGGCCGCGCCAACGCTTGGGTTGTCCGCCGAGCTTGTAGCTCGCCATGACCCCATCGTTGACGACCGCAGCCCGGTAGCTGCCGGGCTTAATTAGGTGGAGGTCGAAGGTGCTGCGGAACTTACTCGTCGCAGTGTTCTCCGGCGTGACGGCCGTGCCATCCGGTCCGGTGACCACAAGGCCGTTGAGGCGCATCGGCATGTGCTCGAACACGAAGAGGTCGTTCGAGATCGCCGCGTCGAGGGCGACCCAGGCGTCGCCGCCCGAAAGCACCGTCGACGAAGGCAGCATCCAGGCACGGTGTGCCGCAGCAGGGCCGGCGAGGGCGATGGTGAGGGCGGTCACCAGGGAAACGAGGCGCATCGGAGACAATCCTCAGGGCTTGAGTTCGAGGGAAACGATACCGAGCTCGTCTTTACCCTGGACGGCAGCGTGCACGGCGGCGGTGGGCGGCCAGGACAAGGGCAGGCGCACGACTTCGCGGCCGCCGACCTCGCGGGCCGCCTCGACCACCACTTCGTAGGTGCCGGGTTTTAGACTGGCGAGCGGCGCCGCATCGGCGGCGAAGCGCAGGGCATGGGTGCCGGCGGGACGGGTGGCGCCGCTGATCCCGTCCAGCGGCATCTCGGTCTCACGGCCGATGCGGCGCCACCACTGACGCAGGTCCTTGAGCCACTTGGCGCCGCCCTCGCCCTCGCGTTTGCGGACGTCGTACCAGACCGCGAGGTTGCCGGCAGCAACGCCGCCCGTGCCCTCGATCCAGGCCGCCACGTAGGGGCGGTGGTACTCGGACACGTCGAGACGCGGGATCTGCACGCTGAGGGTGACGTCCCCCGCCAGGGCTGGGGCGGCGAGCAGGGGCGAGAACAGCGCGGTGACGGCCAGACGCATCGGGCGGGGCTTCTCTCAAGCGTGGATGAACAGCAGGAGGACAAGGAGCGGCGCCAGCAGGCCGAGACCCACTACGGGCCAGGTGGCCGGCCGGCGCGTGGAATGGAATTGCAGCAGCACCAACCCGGTGAGGCAGAACACCAGGCAGGCCCCGGCGAACACGTCGAGGAACAGGCTCCAAGCCGCCCCGGTATTGCGGCCCTTGTGCAGGTCGTTGAGGTAGGAGATCCATCCGCGCCCTGTGCGCTCGTGAAGAACGGCACCGGTTGCTCGGTCGAGGCTCACGAAGGCGTCGCCACCGGGGCGCGGCAGCGAGACCAGGGCCTCGTCCCGCGTCAGCTCGGCCTCACGTCCGGTGAGCTTCACGCCGAACTGCGCCGAGAGCCAGTCCCGCACCACCTCAGGCAGGGCCGTCCGGCCGCTCGCCGGCAGGGCGCGCAGCTGGCTGGTGAGATCGGCGGGCAGCGTCGCCTCGCGGCTTTCCACCCGAGGACGTGCCTCAAAGGATCCGGCGTGGTTCAGAGTGATGCCGGTAACGGCGAAGAGCAGCATGCCCACGAGGCACAGCCCTGAACTGACCCAATGCCAAGCATAGAGCTGCTTCAGCCAAAAGGCCCGCCGGGCCCGGGACCGCCGAGTGCGGTCGGCCTCGCTCCGCCCTGCGAGGGTGATGGCGCTCACAGCTCAGCCCAGCGCCGGAGCAGGTTGTGGTAGACGCTGGTGAGCGCGATGACGGAGGCGTTGTCGTCGCTGAGATCCGCCCGCGCGCCCGTGATGCCGCGGTCGAGGTCGTAGAGCAGCGCCCGCGCGCCGTCGTCCTTCACCATGGATTGCGACCAGAAGAACGCCGACCAGCGCGAGCCGCGGGTGATCGGCTCGACACGGTGCAGGGAGGTCGCCGGATAGACGATCATGTGCCCCGCCGGCAGCTTGACCGCGTGCGCGCCGAATGTGTCCTCGATGATCAGCTCGCCGCCGTCATACTCGGATGGGGCGGTTAGGAAGAGTGTGGTCGAGATATCGGCCCGCATGCGGATGCCGGCCCCCGGCACCGCGCGGATCGCGCCGTCCACGTGAGCTCCGAACCCCATGCCCACGTCGTAGCGGTTGAAAAGGGGCGGCAGTACCCGGAGCGGGAGGGCCGCGGCATTGAAGAGCGGGCTGCGCCCGAGCGCCCGCAGGATTAGGTCGCCGAGCTCGCGCGCGGTGGCCGAATCCTCCGGGATCTGAAGGTTGTGCTTGGCACGCGCGGCCTGCTGACCGGCGGTTACCCGCCCATCTACCCAGTCTCCGGCCTCAAGGCCTGCGCGGCAGAACGCGACCTCCTCGGGGGTGAGAACGTTGGGAACCTCGACCAGCATCGGCTTAGTACCTCAGGCCGAGGCTGACCAGCACGGTGCGACCCGATGTCGGGATTGCGCGCGTCGAGAAGGCACCAGCGTAGTTGAGCTCGTCCGTCAGGTTGTAGGCGTTGACGGCCACCCGGTAGGCATCGGTCTCGTAGGACAGGAGCGCATCGAGGGAGAAGGTCCCGGGAATGCGGGTGATGTTGTCACTTGCCGGAAAGTAACCGTCGTCGAAGGAGACGCCGCCGCCGACCGTGATTTTGCCCGGCAGGTTCCACCAGGACCTGCCAAACGGCGTCAGATCGTAGGTCGTCCAGAGCGTGAAGGCGTTCTCCGGCACGTAGGGTGCCGCGTTGCCGATGTAGGTTCCTGAACGCACCGAGCTGCTGAGGTGGGTGTAACCGGCGAGCACGTTCCAAGCCTCGGTGAGCTGGCCTGTCGCCGTGAGCTCGAAGCCCTCGACCCGGCGCTTCTCGCCCGCGTCCAGGGCACCGGTGATGAGAAGGCCCGTGACAGGATCGATATCGAAGCTGTTGCTCTTATCGACCCGGAACAA
It encodes:
- a CDS encoding carbon-nitrogen hydrolase family protein; the protein is MTPADWIESASALAARHRDLTDLSAATCRKALLDVDRLFRQAPTPMREAYSQVPERALVAAGRLRADAVTSGDYAWTLPVDADLRSWALAAGAQARALDEVLFRTAPSHFGPVDPEEWLCAASGAYAIPRSRVRESERRREGHRFTRRGILHHRVLPEILEAGYRVKLVRHDTTASPAGEQVTMGAALFPGLKLAIRSADGGFVVTDAICDGAADTVARQIEAAYAGGCFAAMWPELTVTPALLALIRDTLGLRILTADPRSALQMVVAGSWHTEEDGKVWNVATVLDGYGAEALTYRKVLPYRDGKIGTEAIGMPAEVPVLVTDDHLFGFGICKDFCDLGVTLAYKDLDVDLVLVPSMGNPATMEGHRSTAKGMRVTFGTRAFVVQQADPDGPTAEQPGWVLPFPEDPTGKPVAELRQGGDWQVYTGTIPRGGD
- a CDS encoding DUF2271 domain-containing protein — encoded protein: MRLAVTALFSPLLAAPALAGDVTLSVQIPRLDVSEYHRPYVAAWIEGTGGVAAGNLAVWYDVRKREGEGGAKWLKDLRQWWRRIGRETEMPLDGISGATRPAGTHALRFAADAAPLASLKPGTYEVVVEAAREVGGREVVRLPLSWPPTAAVHAAVQGKDELGIVSLELKP
- a CDS encoding FAD:protein FMN transferase, coding for MRRLLIPLTLAPIGPDAVLGGTVEVIGGRTMGTTWSVSFVPPPDRDVAHLRDLIQVELGRLNAQLSHWEPDSALCRFNRAPAGSRQPLPDALFTVLATACLIAEASGGAYDPTLGALVDLWGFGPPGPVEKPPAAEAIASALARTGWSELALDSATRSAVQPGGLQLDLSGIAKGYAVDVLSELLTAQGARNHLVEIGGELRGRGLKPNRNPWWVALEPLGLEADEIVVALHDLSVATSGDYRRALNLGGRLVGHTFDPRQGHPVETRLLGVTVIHASCMVADALATALMVLGSERGSAFARANHLACCIRSVGSEGSIDIFSPAAEHMLR
- a CDS encoding Fe2+-dependent dioxygenase, whose product is MLVEVPNVLTPEEVAFCRAGLEAGDWVDGRVTAGQQAARAKHNLQIPEDSATARELGDLILRALGRSPLFNAAALPLRVLPPLFNRYDVGMGFGAHVDGAIRAVPGAGIRMRADISTTLFLTAPSEYDGGELIIEDTFGAHAVKLPAGHMIVYPATSLHRVEPITRGSRWSAFFWSQSMVKDDGARALLYDLDRGITGARADLSDDNASVIALTSVYHNLLRRWAEL
- a CDS encoding PepSY-associated TM helix domain-containing protein → MSAITLAGRSEADRTRRSRARRAFWLKQLYAWHWVSSGLCLVGMLLFAVTGITLNHAGSFEARPRVESREATLPADLTSQLRALPASGRTALPEVVRDWLSAQFGVKLTGREAELTRDEALVSLPRPGGDAFVSLDRATGAVLHERTGRGWISYLNDLHKGRNTGAAWSLFLDVFAGACLVFCLTGLVLLQFHSTRRPATWPVVGLGLLAPLLVLLLFIHA
- a CDS encoding manganese catalase family protein; the protein is MLYLDKRLQYPVKVDSPDPVYARMLQQAIGGIEGEIRVCMQYFFQGWGARGPTTKYRDMLLNTATEEMGHIEMLATAVAMNLETAPTKVQEAGVADAVVGAVMGGENPRHVIEGMLHRHVLSTGMAALPVNCDGAPFDMSHVYASGNLAADMYCNVAAETTGRVLAVRLFNATNDAGMRDMWSFLIARDTMHQQQWLAVVEELGGNEGNLPIPNSFPQSKEHEKFNYSFFVSTQDGSAPPEGRWTSGPSLDGKGTFNVVQNAPMGEEPVLGPARPDSGAQSQQIA
- a CDS encoding metal-sensitive transcriptional regulator, encoding MTESKLIDGRLELRRSEDDKKPLLQRLNKIEGQVRGLRTMIEEDRYCLDEVQQINAVSAALREVALLIISQHVAQGVQLAVREQESDGAVEDVMRVLKAAMRMRE
- a CDS encoding sensor histidine kinase, whose amino-acid sequence is MDLTDKAAPAVAPEQGGSVAEELAYRLRQQQLAAEYGLFALRTHDTAALLQEATRVCALGLHSELCKVMEYLPDERQFVVRAGVGWKPGVVGHVRTGADLESPAGYAFRTGEPVISNHLQAETRFRTPSILVEHGVRRAVNVLIQGESKRFGVLEVDSPTEGRFTHADLAFLQGFANLLGVAIERQEAEEALRASENRTQANETLLQGALAHQEVLMREISHRVKNSLSIVAGLLSMQGRTATDPALRQALEDARSRVQTIAGVHDRLWRSDEIHSVNLAEFMGELCEELRSSARPGQTLVCDFASVSVATDQAVPLGLLANELVTNAFKYAYPDGGGEVRLSIHPGEAGCLRITACDRGAGLPPGFDAGRSRSLGMKLIATLGRQLGGEPTWECAEPGTRFLLDFLPRPGSRDKA
- a CDS encoding DUF4198 domain-containing protein, encoding MRLVSLVTALTIALAGPAAAHRAWMLPSSTVLSGGDAWVALDAAISNDLFVFEHMPMRLNGLVVTGPDGTAVTPENTATSKFRSTFDLHLIKPGSYRAAVVNDGVMASYKLGGQPKRWRGRAEAMAREIPADAQEVKVTEIAQRTETFVTLGKPDSGAFAPSGKGLELRFDTHPNNLAAGEAARFTLLLDGVPAANVAIEVVRGGSRYRDKSEETKLTTATDGSVTVPFSQAGLYWFGAETQDDKSSIPGARRRAVYNATFEVLPQ